Proteins encoded by one window of Gemmatimonas aurantiaca:
- a CDS encoding MarR family transcriptional regulator, translated as MHARHATDHPAIQDFLDHFSAMMEPEGLPRPAGRMLGVFFVEGGPLTAEELAERLQISRSNVSTTVRILESLGVVHRTRLPGERTDRFRLHDDPFVPMLQASVVRATRMRDLVQGCRTALPATLKPAAQRLLPLERFFGYAANWLAEMAGAWPGARRPR; from the coding sequence ATGCACGCCAGGCATGCCACCGATCATCCCGCCATCCAGGACTTCCTCGACCACTTCAGTGCGATGATGGAACCGGAGGGGCTGCCACGCCCCGCCGGCCGGATGCTCGGGGTCTTCTTCGTGGAAGGAGGACCGCTCACGGCCGAGGAACTCGCCGAGCGGCTGCAGATCAGTCGCAGCAACGTGAGTACCACCGTGCGGATTCTGGAGTCGCTCGGCGTGGTGCATCGCACGCGGCTTCCCGGCGAACGCACCGATCGGTTCCGGCTGCACGACGACCCCTTCGTGCCCATGCTGCAGGCCAGCGTGGTGCGCGCGACCCGGATGCGGGATCTGGTGCAGGGATGTCGCACGGCCTTGCCGGCGACGCTCAAACCCGCTGCCCAGCGACTGCTCCCGCTGGAGCGGTTCTTCGGATATGCCGCGAACTGGCTCGCCGAGATGGCGGGCGCCTGGCCCGGAGCGCGGCGCCCGCGGTGA
- a CDS encoding nitronate monooxygenase — protein sequence MRAATLHHLFDSRLPIIQAPMAGVQGAALAVATTNAGGLGSLPCATLAPTAMETELTHVTRDVHGPVNVNFFCHAPPVSDESREDAWRAALAPYFEEFGVDPQQIPRGPGRVPFNHDVADALEPFRPAVVSFHFGLPAPALLERVRGWGAKILSTATTVDEARWLEARGVSGIIAQGLEAGGHRGMFLSDDLCGQSGTFALLPQVVRAVRVPVIAAGGIADSRGVVAAVALGAAGVQVGTSYLLCPEVHTTPLHRRALRDESRTALTAVTNLLTGRPARGMFNRVMRELGPMSPLAPAFPLATAAITALRAAAEREQRDDFSSLWAGQNTTGCREVPAAEITQALMDGVALG from the coding sequence ATGCGCGCGGCCACACTGCATCACCTGTTCGACTCCCGCCTGCCCATCATCCAGGCGCCGATGGCTGGTGTGCAGGGGGCTGCGCTGGCGGTGGCCACGACAAACGCCGGTGGGCTGGGTTCGCTCCCCTGCGCGACGCTGGCACCCACGGCCATGGAGACGGAACTCACGCACGTCACGCGGGATGTGCACGGGCCGGTGAACGTCAACTTCTTCTGCCACGCACCACCCGTTTCCGACGAATCGCGCGAGGACGCGTGGCGTGCGGCGTTGGCCCCGTACTTCGAAGAGTTCGGTGTCGATCCACAGCAGATTCCGCGGGGACCGGGTCGGGTCCCCTTCAATCACGACGTGGCCGATGCGCTGGAGCCCTTCCGGCCCGCGGTGGTCAGTTTTCATTTCGGTCTGCCGGCGCCGGCATTGCTCGAACGCGTGCGCGGATGGGGCGCGAAGATCCTGTCCACCGCCACCACGGTCGATGAAGCACGTTGGCTCGAAGCCCGTGGCGTGAGCGGCATCATCGCGCAGGGACTCGAAGCCGGTGGGCATCGCGGCATGTTTCTGTCCGACGATCTCTGCGGCCAGTCGGGGACTTTTGCCCTGCTGCCCCAGGTGGTGCGGGCGGTGCGCGTGCCGGTCATCGCGGCGGGCGGGATCGCCGACTCCCGCGGTGTGGTCGCGGCCGTGGCGCTCGGAGCAGCGGGTGTGCAGGTGGGGACGTCGTATCTGCTGTGCCCCGAAGTGCACACCACGCCCCTACATCGCCGTGCATTGCGTGACGAAAGCCGCACCGCGCTCACCGCAGTGACCAACCTGCTCACCGGCCGGCCCGCGCGGGGAATGTTCAATCGCGTGATGCGTGAACTGGGCCCGATGAGCCCCCTCGCGCCGGCCTTCCCCCTCGCCACGGCGGCCATCACCGCACTGCGTGCCGCCGCGGAGAGGGAACAGCGTGATGATTTCTCGTCACTCTGGGCCGGTCAGAACACCACCGGGTGTCGCGAGGTGCCGGCGGCAGAGATCACGCAGGCCCTGATGGACGGTGTTGCCCTCGGATGA
- a CDS encoding DUF6252 family protein, protein MKRLVLAALVLAMACGGDGNSSTGPKSSGGVTATIDGTAFSADLAVQATRAGNVLAFGAVSGNSRQLNFSLVNVTAAGTIPVGTGTGAHTITYTEGTKAWVTSMVGGSGSVVITTLTANRAVGTFSFTAIPSTNTGAAGNKAVTAGSFDVKF, encoded by the coding sequence GTGAAGCGATTGGTACTCGCGGCATTGGTGTTGGCGATGGCGTGCGGTGGTGACGGCAACTCGTCGACGGGACCGAAGAGTTCCGGTGGAGTGACCGCAACGATCGATGGGACGGCCTTCTCAGCCGATCTCGCCGTCCAGGCGACACGCGCCGGCAACGTCCTCGCGTTCGGCGCGGTCAGCGGCAACTCCCGTCAGTTGAACTTCTCACTGGTCAATGTCACGGCCGCGGGCACCATCCCGGTGGGTACCGGCACCGGTGCTCACACGATCACGTATACGGAAGGCACCAAGGCGTGGGTCACCAGCATGGTGGGCGGCTCGGGGAGTGTCGTCATCACCACCCTCACCGCCAACCGCGCGGTGGGAACGTTCTCCTTCACCGCCATTCCCTCCACCAATACGGGCGCGGCGGGCAACAAGGCCGTGACGGCCGGCAGCTTCGACGTGAAGTTCTGA
- a CDS encoding CDP-alcohol phosphatidyltransferase family protein — translation MNLPNAITVGRIALTPLIAWLPFTTSWTARLVAFVLFLVAAITDYWDGHLARQRNLVTDLGRLLDPLADKLLLVATLVPMYFLQRHPQFIVSDAAYVASGSADASPFLFATPFGHVSLPLWIVLVVLGREAFMTVFRQIAARRGLVISAIGPAKWKTTFQSIWLGAAYFWFFALTLAVREGWQNDSAWQAFAWFNGFVGITSMLGAVALTLYSLWLYLRRYGPQVMRLA, via the coding sequence GTGAACCTTCCCAACGCGATCACCGTCGGCCGCATCGCTCTGACGCCTCTGATTGCGTGGCTGCCGTTCACCACGTCGTGGACGGCCCGCCTCGTGGCGTTCGTGCTGTTCCTCGTCGCGGCCATCACCGACTACTGGGACGGCCATCTCGCGCGGCAGCGCAATCTCGTCACCGACCTCGGGCGTCTGCTCGACCCGTTGGCCGACAAGCTGCTGCTCGTGGCCACGCTGGTGCCGATGTATTTCCTGCAGCGGCATCCGCAGTTCATCGTGTCCGATGCGGCGTATGTCGCCAGCGGCAGTGCCGACGCCTCGCCGTTTCTCTTTGCGACGCCGTTCGGGCATGTGTCGCTGCCGCTCTGGATCGTATTGGTGGTCCTGGGGCGCGAGGCGTTCATGACGGTGTTCCGGCAGATTGCCGCGCGGCGCGGTCTCGTGATCTCGGCCATCGGTCCGGCCAAGTGGAAGACCACGTTCCAGAGTATCTGGCTGGGGGCGGCCTATTTCTGGTTCTTCGCGCTGACGCTCGCGGTGCGCGAAGGGTGGCAGAACGACTCGGCGTGGCAGGCCTTTGCGTGGTTCAATGGATTCGTGGGCATCACCAGCATGCTGGGCGCGGTGGCCCTCACGTTGTATAGCCTGTGGTTGTATCTGCGGCGGTATGGGCCGCAGGTGATGCGGCTCGCCTGA
- a CDS encoding ADP-ribosylation factor-like protein, whose translation MSMINYASREINCKIVFYGPGLGGKTTNLEYVYGKVLPNTRGKLISLATETERTLFFDFLPVDLGTIRGFRTRFHLYTVPGQVYYNASRKLILKGVDGVVFVADSQAERAEANLESMQNLYDNMAAYGYDLTRMPFVIQYNKRDLPNAASLAELQTMLNPGWEVTDPTRMRPMADPFRPGEYLVSQLPTGEWVERVPYFEAVAVTGDGVFDTLKAVSKLVLKTLA comes from the coding sequence ATGTCGATGATCAACTACGCGTCCCGCGAGATCAACTGCAAAATCGTCTTCTACGGACCCGGGCTGGGCGGCAAGACCACCAACCTCGAGTACGTGTACGGCAAGGTGTTGCCCAACACCCGGGGCAAGCTCATTTCGCTGGCCACCGAGACCGAGCGCACGCTCTTTTTCGACTTCCTGCCGGTCGATCTGGGCACGATCCGTGGCTTCCGCACCCGATTTCACCTCTACACGGTGCCCGGGCAGGTCTACTACAATGCGAGTCGAAAGCTCATCTTGAAGGGAGTGGATGGAGTGGTGTTCGTCGCCGACTCGCAGGCCGAGCGGGCAGAAGCCAATCTCGAGTCCATGCAGAACCTGTATGACAACATGGCGGCGTATGGGTATGATCTCACCCGGATGCCGTTCGTCATCCAGTACAACAAGCGCGATCTTCCCAACGCGGCGTCGCTGGCCGAGCTGCAGACCATGCTCAACCCGGGCTGGGAAGTCACGGATCCCACGCGGATGCGTCCGATGGCCGATCCGTTCCGCCCCGGTGAGTACCTGGTGAGCCAGTTGCCCACCGGCGAGTGGGTGGAGCGTGTGCCGTACTTCGAAGCTGTTGCGGTCACCGGGGATGGGGTCTTCGATACGCTGAAGGCCGTCTCCAAGCTGGTGCTCAAGACACTCGCCTGA
- a CDS encoding roadblock/LC7 domain-containing protein, with protein MPIGAATWSFTEDDFGAITITLQRFLYDAKARCALLVDRSGQLVATVGEPPNFDATAFATLTAADFSANDQLARLIGESDFNVLFHQGERESMYLADIARRVILVVLFDNRTTLGLVRLRMKSAVDELTRIFEGVFARGSAAEAAPPGFLAGAEDEIDRLFQ; from the coding sequence ATGCCCATCGGCGCCGCCACCTGGTCGTTCACCGAGGACGACTTCGGGGCCATCACGATCACGCTCCAGCGGTTCCTGTACGACGCCAAGGCGCGCTGCGCACTGCTCGTCGACCGGAGCGGTCAGCTCGTCGCGACGGTGGGCGAGCCCCCCAATTTCGACGCCACGGCCTTCGCGACCCTCACGGCGGCCGATTTCAGCGCCAATGACCAGCTGGCCCGTCTGATCGGAGAGAGCGACTTCAACGTCCTCTTCCACCAGGGCGAGCGGGAATCGATGTATCTGGCCGACATCGCGCGGCGCGTCATTCTGGTGGTGCTGTTCGACAATCGCACCACACTGGGACTGGTCCGGCTCCGCATGAAGAGTGCGGTCGACGAGCTGACCCGCATCTTCGAAGGCGTCTTTGCCCGCGGCAGCGCGGCCGAGGCGGCGCCCCCGGGCTTCCTGGCCGGCGCGGAAGACGAGATCGACCGGCTCTTTCAGTAA
- the recR gene encoding recombination mediator RecR → MSVIDELTNELARLPGIGRKTALRLTYHLLRQPSSQSRKLAEALVALTERVRPCERCHNLTESPLCALCTDPRRDPTTLCVVEQASDIASIERAGEFRGLYHVLGGRLSPLDGVGPEDLTVAALLARLEPDGVREVILATNPSLEGEATALYVQRQLTGMSRSLVDGGAIRVTRIARGLPVGGDLEYADGVTIAQALAARREM, encoded by the coding sequence ATGTCGGTCATCGACGAACTCACCAACGAACTCGCCCGGCTTCCGGGAATCGGACGCAAAACGGCACTGCGGCTGACGTACCATCTGTTGCGTCAGCCGTCGTCGCAGAGCCGGAAGCTGGCGGAGGCGCTCGTCGCGCTCACCGAACGGGTGCGTCCCTGCGAGCGGTGCCACAACCTCACCGAATCCCCGCTGTGTGCGCTGTGCACCGATCCGCGTCGCGATCCGACCACGCTCTGTGTGGTGGAGCAGGCCAGCGACATCGCGTCGATCGAGCGCGCCGGGGAGTTCCGGGGGCTGTACCACGTGTTGGGCGGGCGGCTTTCGCCGCTGGACGGCGTGGGCCCTGAGGATCTGACCGTGGCCGCGCTGTTGGCCCGTCTCGAGCCGGACGGGGTACGGGAAGTGATCCTGGCCACCAATCCGTCGCTGGAAGGCGAAGCCACCGCGCTGTATGTCCAGCGCCAGTTGACCGGAATGAGTCGGAGCCTGGTGGACGGCGGAGCCATCCGGGTTACCCGGATCGCCCGCGGTCTGCCCGTGGGTGGAGACCTCGAATATGCCGATGGTGTGACGATCGCTCAGGCGCTCGCGGCCCGGCGGGAGATGTGA
- a CDS encoding YbaB/EbfC family nucleoid-associated protein: MDLFKMLGQFKDMQARMQTMQDEMSQRTFTALAGGGMVTADVDGKMQLKRIKLDPTVVNPADLEMLEDLIVVAVAEAQKKAADAMQMELQKVTGGIDLPFKLPF, translated from the coding sequence ATGGATCTCTTCAAGATGCTGGGCCAGTTCAAGGACATGCAGGCGCGCATGCAGACGATGCAGGACGAGATGTCGCAGCGCACCTTCACCGCGTTGGCTGGTGGCGGCATGGTCACGGCCGATGTCGACGGCAAGATGCAGCTCAAGCGCATCAAGCTCGATCCGACCGTCGTCAATCCGGCCGATCTCGAAATGCTCGAGGATCTCATCGTCGTGGCCGTGGCCGAAGCGCAGAAGAAGGCCGCCGACGCCATGCAGATGGAGTTGCAGAAAGTGACCGGCGGGATCGACCTCCCGTTCAAGCTGCCGTTCTGA
- the dnaX gene encoding DNA polymerase III subunit gamma/tau has protein sequence MSLALARKYRPRNFATVAVQDHVANTLKGAIARGRVAHGYLLCGPRGTGKTTLARVLAMALNCERRGEPELQGEPCGQCASCQRIWSGSASLDVVEIDAASNRGVDDARELRERAMYAPSGDDRYKVYIVDEAHMLTREAWNALLKVLEEPPPRVVFVFATTEPQKIAQAAAPVLSRLQRFDLKRIGPAEIRERLAAVLTEEQVAFEMDALAMIARAADGGLRDALSLTDQVLSLGESAAVTAERVQTALGLIPDDEYLALLDMVADRRAAEVFSAVQRLADAGVDFVLVLSGLGDLLRAQLAIELGGVPPELPERMRAALAERKGRLAANDLLRMLHALLELEPMYRRSGQPQLLLETLLVRFALLDRTIELQEVLQGFGSGGREDPPRRAAHETRVAPAYAMAPAASSFVTPPPTVPSATAQTATPPRTPASAPSAPPIPTPRPATQQVADAAAAAQEAARSAPPRAPSGPPPDIDRVGARWRDVADTLRQNGRGMLAQAVERLIPMTIAPNGTLTLGYDPLDDTFAQAVEKSRADVLAAVQGMFDGLTALVLKPHTPAAAAPSRDTTVRMTAHDVQRQRTEQIASRNALLDAAVKALDLELLD, from the coding sequence ATGTCGCTCGCTCTCGCCCGCAAGTATCGCCCGCGCAACTTCGCCACGGTCGCGGTGCAGGACCATGTGGCCAATACGCTCAAGGGGGCCATTGCCCGCGGGCGCGTGGCGCACGGTTACCTGCTGTGCGGTCCCCGCGGCACCGGCAAGACCACGCTCGCGCGCGTGCTGGCCATGGCGCTCAATTGCGAGCGGCGCGGCGAGCCCGAACTGCAGGGCGAACCCTGCGGACAGTGCGCCAGCTGCCAGCGCATCTGGAGCGGATCGGCCTCGCTCGACGTGGTCGAGATCGATGCCGCGTCCAATCGTGGTGTCGATGACGCGCGCGAACTGCGGGAACGTGCCATGTATGCCCCGTCCGGCGATGATCGCTACAAGGTCTACATCGTCGACGAAGCGCACATGCTCACGCGCGAGGCGTGGAACGCGCTGCTGAAAGTGCTCGAGGAACCGCCGCCGCGTGTGGTGTTCGTTTTCGCCACCACCGAACCGCAGAAGATCGCGCAGGCTGCCGCACCGGTGCTCTCGCGACTCCAGCGGTTCGATCTCAAGCGCATCGGGCCGGCGGAGATCCGTGAACGTCTCGCGGCCGTGCTCACCGAAGAGCAGGTGGCCTTCGAGATGGATGCGCTGGCCATGATCGCTCGCGCTGCCGATGGCGGACTGCGTGACGCGCTGTCACTCACCGACCAGGTGTTGTCCCTGGGGGAGAGTGCCGCGGTCACGGCGGAGCGCGTGCAGACCGCGCTCGGCCTCATTCCCGACGACGAGTATCTCGCGCTGCTCGACATGGTCGCCGACCGGCGCGCCGCCGAGGTGTTTTCGGCCGTGCAGCGTCTGGCCGATGCCGGCGTCGATTTTGTGCTGGTGCTCTCGGGGCTCGGCGATCTGCTGCGGGCGCAACTCGCCATCGAACTGGGCGGCGTGCCGCCCGAGTTGCCGGAGCGCATGCGCGCCGCGCTCGCCGAGCGCAAAGGACGTCTGGCGGCGAACGATCTGCTGCGCATGCTGCACGCGCTGCTCGAACTCGAGCCCATGTACCGGCGCAGTGGTCAGCCACAGTTGTTGCTGGAGACATTGCTCGTGCGGTTCGCGCTGCTCGATCGCACCATCGAGTTGCAGGAAGTGCTGCAGGGGTTCGGCAGCGGCGGCCGCGAGGATCCGCCGCGGCGGGCGGCGCATGAAACCCGCGTGGCTCCCGCGTACGCGATGGCGCCGGCGGCCTCGTCGTTCGTGACGCCGCCGCCGACCGTGCCCTCAGCGACGGCCCAGACGGCAACACCGCCACGAACACCGGCATCGGCGCCGAGCGCGCCACCCATCCCCACCCCACGCCCCGCCACGCAGCAGGTCGCCGATGCGGCGGCGGCCGCGCAGGAAGCCGCCCGCAGCGCGCCGCCACGGGCCCCCTCAGGGCCGCCGCCGGATATCGACCGGGTGGGCGCGCGCTGGCGGGATGTGGCCGATACGCTGCGGCAGAACGGACGGGGCATGCTCGCCCAGGCCGTGGAGCGCCTCATTCCCATGACGATCGCCCCGAACGGGACGCTCACGCTGGGGTATGACCCGCTCGACGACACTTTCGCGCAGGCCGTCGAAAAATCGCGGGCCGATGTGCTGGCCGCCGTGCAGGGCATGTTCGACGGTCTCACGGCCCTCGTCCTCAAACCGCACACCCCGGCCGCCGCCGCGCCGTCGCGTGATACCACTGTGCGCATGACCGCGCACGATGTGCAGCGGCAGCGCACCGAGCAGATCGCCTCGCGGAACGCGCTGCTCGACGCGGCCGTCAAGGCGCTCGACTTGGAACTGCTGGACTGA
- a CDS encoding GntG family PLP-dependent aldolase, whose product MPDMLDLRSDTVTRPTAAMRRAIADADVGDDVLEGDPTTMRLEAMVAERLGKERALFFPSGTMANQAAVWVHTTPGTEILIDADAHIVHWEIAGAAALCGVQIRPVRGTTSVMVADDLRASLRSPSMHAPEASLVCLENTHNGAGGAITTLADMQALQAVARHAALPVHLDGARLWNASVATGTSLADFAACADTVMVSFSKGLGAPVGACLAGPADLIAKAHRVRKRLGGGMRQSGVLTAAALYALEHHVDRLADDHAAARELAAIVDGAGGATVVPPDTNIVMIDLPVPRAADVVARAAELGVRISIWHDRRVRAVTHLDAPVGAVVLAARQLRQALEEVCG is encoded by the coding sequence ATGCCCGACATGCTCGATCTGCGCAGTGATACGGTCACCCGCCCCACCGCGGCGATGCGTCGCGCCATCGCCGATGCCGACGTGGGCGACGATGTGCTGGAGGGCGACCCCACGACGATGCGCCTCGAAGCCATGGTGGCCGAACGATTGGGGAAGGAGCGGGCGCTGTTTTTCCCCAGCGGCACGATGGCCAACCAGGCCGCGGTGTGGGTGCACACCACCCCGGGCACCGAGATCCTGATCGATGCCGATGCGCACATCGTGCACTGGGAGATCGCGGGCGCGGCGGCGTTGTGCGGGGTGCAGATCCGTCCGGTGCGCGGCACGACGAGCGTGATGGTGGCCGACGACCTGCGGGCGTCGCTCCGGTCACCCTCCATGCACGCGCCCGAGGCATCGCTGGTGTGTCTCGAGAACACCCACAATGGTGCCGGTGGCGCGATCACGACGCTGGCGGACATGCAGGCGCTGCAGGCCGTTGCGCGCCATGCGGCATTGCCGGTGCATCTCGACGGCGCGCGTCTCTGGAACGCCTCCGTGGCCACTGGCACGTCGCTCGCCGATTTCGCGGCCTGCGCCGACACCGTGATGGTGTCGTTCTCGAAGGGCCTTGGCGCTCCGGTGGGTGCCTGCCTGGCCGGCCCGGCGGATCTCATCGCGAAGGCGCATCGTGTGCGCAAGCGGCTCGGCGGTGGCATGCGACAGAGCGGGGTGCTCACCGCCGCAGCCCTGTATGCGCTGGAGCATCATGTCGACCGGCTCGCCGACGATCACGCGGCCGCGCGCGAACTGGCGGCCATCGTGGACGGCGCCGGCGGCGCCACGGTGGTGCCGCCGGACACGAACATCGTCATGATCGACCTGCCGGTCCCGCGCGCCGCCGATGTAGTGGCCCGCGCCGCCGAGCTGGGCGTGCGCATCAGCATCTGGCACGACCGGCGGGTGCGCGCAGTCACTCATCTCGATGCGCCGGTTGGAGCGGTGGTTCTGGCGGCGCGGCAACTACGGCAGGCACTCGAGGAAGTCTGCGGCTGA
- a CDS encoding YihY/virulence factor BrkB family protein, translated as MWPPRRISLLTGLRQKAESWWDIVRRVWNQSAADNVPFLAGGLAFNILLALVPFVLLLITGLSFLLGNQPAEAADTVTALVAQLLPNGSNAADALLRGVITDVLETRGAVTLYSAIGFAWFSTRLFGSLRSVLSLIFDDTDRSIVVGKLFDLLATVVATMAVVVYVVFSAYLDLATTRGLTLLREVGLRESAMGSLTYVVGRMLAVLLVFGLFYALYRGLPRRRPSVRVAFVGGATAAVLFELARHLFAILVRNADPSSLYTGTIAAIVAVVFWTYYAAFLFLIGGEVAQAYDLRQRELARLAEPPRVPTTAAKGKGTPAVNRSSPKPRA; from the coding sequence ATGTGGCCCCCCAGACGGATCAGTCTGCTGACGGGACTGCGGCAGAAGGCTGAGAGCTGGTGGGATATCGTCCGCCGCGTGTGGAATCAGAGCGCGGCGGACAATGTCCCATTCCTCGCGGGCGGATTGGCGTTCAACATCCTGCTCGCGCTGGTGCCGTTCGTCCTGCTGCTCATCACGGGCCTGTCGTTTCTGCTGGGCAATCAGCCGGCGGAGGCCGCGGATACGGTCACCGCGCTGGTCGCGCAATTGCTTCCCAACGGTTCGAATGCCGCCGACGCGCTGCTGCGCGGCGTGATCACCGATGTGCTGGAAACCCGAGGCGCCGTCACGCTGTATTCGGCCATCGGCTTCGCGTGGTTCTCCACGCGCCTCTTCGGTTCGCTGCGCAGCGTGCTCTCGCTCATTTTCGACGATACCGATCGCAGCATCGTCGTCGGCAAGCTCTTCGACCTGCTGGCCACGGTGGTGGCGACGATGGCGGTGGTCGTGTACGTGGTGTTCAGCGCGTATCTCGATCTGGCCACCACGCGCGGACTGACCCTGCTGCGCGAGGTGGGGCTGCGCGAATCGGCGATGGGCAGTCTCACGTATGTCGTGGGTCGGATGCTGGCCGTGCTGCTGGTGTTCGGCCTGTTCTACGCGTTGTACCGCGGATTGCCGCGGCGGCGTCCGTCGGTGCGGGTGGCTTTTGTGGGTGGCGCGACGGCCGCGGTGCTGTTCGAACTGGCGCGGCATTTGTTCGCGATCCTGGTGCGCAACGCCGATCCGAGTTCGCTCTACACCGGTACCATCGCAGCCATCGTGGCCGTGGTGTTCTGGACGTATTATGCGGCGTTTCTCTTTCTCATCGGCGGAGAGGTGGCGCAGGCCTACGATCTGCGCCAGCGCGAACTCGCGCGGCTGGCGGAACCTCCGCGGGTGCCGACGACCGCTGCCAAGGGGAAGGGCACTCCTGCGGTGAATCGTTCATCGCCGAAGCCCCGCGCCTGA